The genomic stretch AGGGCTTACGGACTGTCAAGCCGGGGCAACAAGATTGGCGGGCCGGTGGGCTCTACGGACCAGGGATCAGGAGCAGCCACCTCAGTCCGCTGAGTTCTCTCCGCCATGGTCCACCTCATCCAACCGGCAGAGACTCATCGCCGGCTTAGGGGGACGCATTACGGTCAGATCAGGAAGTCGCGCACGACCTCAACAAACCGCTGGAACTGGTCGTGGTGCACCCAGTGGCCCGCGTCCTTGATCACGACGGAGCGCATGTCGTGGAAGGCGGACGCGCGCCCGAGGCGGTTCGGGTCCTGGTGCCAACTCTCGGAGCCGCGGACCAGGAGTACCGGCGCGCGGATCGCGTTCCAGATCGCGCGGGCGTCTTCGTCATTCCACTCGTAGGGGCTGCGGATGCGCGTGAAGTTATCGAACTTCCAGGTGTAGGAGCCGTCCTCGAGGCGGCGCGTGCCGTGCCTGGTGAGGTGGAGCGCGAGCTCCGGGGAGAGATGACGGTTGGCCTCCCGCATGCGTTCCGCCGCCTCTTCGAGCGTGGCGTAGCGACGCGGCTGGCGCTGCTCGAGATCCCACATGTAGGCGAGGTAGTCGCGCATGCGGGCGTCGGCCGGGCGGTGTCTGCCTCCCCGCGGCCCCAGTCCTTCGATCGACACGACCCTGGCGACGCGCTGCGGCATCGTGCCGGCGTACTCGAGGACGACGCCGCCACCAAGCGAGTGGCCGATCAGCGCGACGGGAAAGCGGCCTACGGTCTCGATCAGCTTCGCGAGGTCCAGTACGTAGTCGATGACCGAGTACTGGCTGCCGATCGCCCAGTCGCTGTCACCATGGCCCCGGAGGTCGGGCGCGTAGACGCAGAAGCGGTCGAGGAGGGCGTTAGCGACGAAGTCCCAGCTGCGAGCGTGGTCGCGGCTGCCGTGGACCAGGAAGAGGGGCGGCCGGGATTCGTCGCCCCAGACGGCGTAGTGCAGGCGCAGGCGGGCGGATTCATAGAAGCGGGAGGTGGGCTCGATCATCGGCGTCAGCTTATGAGTGGGGAAGGCGACGGGCAACAAGCCGGGCCGGCGCACGGCATCAGCGTACGGGGAGGAGCTCGGCGACTGTCGGCCCCGTGGGCGCCGGGAAGCTGCCGCCGGGCGGCTCCCTGGTGACCAGGATGCGCTCCACGCCGTCGAGGTCGCGCTCTCCGACTACGGTGAGGCCGACGAAGGGATCCGCATCCGCGGTCGCCAGCGACCGGTAGCGGCCGTCCTGGACGGCCCAGACCTGGTAGACGCCGGCGGGGCCCAGGGTCGGGAACAGCCAGCCGCGAAGGACGTAGGTCTCCTTCTCCGCGACGTAAACGGCGCGCGCGCCCGGCGCCCGCCCGAAGGGCTCGGTGCTGTGAAAGCGGACGTGGGAGGTGCCGTCGCGGGTCACGTCGAGGATGAGCGCGATGGACACGCCGGCGACGAGCAGGAGCAATACGAGGAGCGCTGCCCCGGCCGTCATCATGGCTGAGCCCCTGGAGCGCCGCACTTCGGGCACGAGCACGTCCAGCGAGAGGAGGCGCGTCATCAGAGGAAGACGGCCGGATGGCGCTTCGGCCGCCGGGCCACGCCGGTACGCAGGGCGGCCTGGGCGACCTCGCGGGCCACGGCGCGGGCGACGTTCCGGTTGAAGACGCTGGGGATGATGTACTCCTCCGACAGCTCGTGCTTGCCGACTGTGCCCGCGATGGCGTTCGCCGCGGCGACCTTCATCTCTTCGTTTATCTCGGTGGCGCGGACGTCCAGGACGCCGCGGAAGAGGCCGGGGAAGCAGAGGACGTTGTTGATCTGGTTGGGGTAGTCGGAGCGGCCGGTAGCGAGGATTCTGGCCGCGCCGACCGCCTCCTCATACGGGATCTCTGGGTCGGGGTTTGCGAGCGCAAAGACGATCGGGTCTTTGTTCATCTTCTGGATATCGGCGGGACCGATGACGTTTGGCGCCGAGACGCCGATGAACACGTCGGCGCCCTCGATGGCGTCGTGTATGGTGCCGGGACCGCCTTCAGGGTTCGTGGTCCTAGCGAACCATTCCTTGATCGGGTCCATCCCTTCGGGCCGGCCGGGGTAAACGATGCCGTAGTGGTCGACGCCGATCATGTCCCTCACGCCGGCGGCCATGAGTATTTTGGCCACGGCCGTGCCGGCGGCGCCGACGCCGCAAATGCAGACTCTGATGTACTCCATGCTCTTGCCGACGATGCGCAGGGAGTTGATCAGCGCAGCGAGCACCACCACGGCCGTGCCGTGCTGGTCGTCATGGAACACGGGGATGTCGAGCTCCTGTCGCAGGCGCTCCTCGATCTCGAAGCAACGGGGCGCCGAGATGTCCTCCAGGTTGATGCCGCCGAAGCCGGGCGCCAGCGCTTTCACGGTACGCACGATCTCGTCTGGGTCCTTGGTGTCCAGGCAGAGAGGCCAGGCGTCGACGCTACCGAACTCCTTGAAGAGCATCGCCTTGCCCTCCATTACGGGAAGGGCGGCGCTGGGGCCGATGTCCCCGAGGCCGAGGACGGCGGTGCCGTCGGTGACGATGGCGACCGTGTTGTGCTTCGTGGTCAGGGTCCAGGCGGCGTCCGGGTCCTGGGCGATGGCGCGGCAGATGCGCGCGACGCCGGGCGTGTAGACCACCGAGAGGTCGCGCCGGGTGCCGACCGGCACCTTGTTGTGCACCTCGATCTTGCCGCCGAGGTGGGCGATGAAGACGCGGTCGGAGGCGCTGCGGACGATGAGGCCAGGCACCTTCTTCATCCGCTCGATGATGTAGCGGGCGTGCTCCGAGTCGTCGGCGCCGACCGTGATGTCGCGCACCATGGTGTCGCGGTCCGCCTCGACGAGGTCGATGGAGCTGATGTTGCCGCCGGCGTCGCCGATGGCGGAGGCGACGCGTCCGAGCATGCCGGGCGTGTTCGGGTACTGCGCCCGGATGGTGACCGAATAGCCGCCGCCCGGAATCACGCCCTCGACCGCTAGGTTGATGCGGCGGCTGGGTCGGCTACTGCGGGGCATAGACGTCTCCTGGGCTCTGGCGCACTGCGCTCCCGGACGGATGGTGGAATAGATTATACGGCGCTAACCCGTCCGGTCCGGCCGCGAGTCGCCGGGAGCGGACGGCAGATCAGGCGACGCTGACCGGCAGCTCGCGCACGCTACGGAGGATGAAGGAGCCCTGGTAGCGGACGTCCTCCTTTGCCAGCCGGAGGCGCGGGAAGCGGCGGACGAGGGCACCGATGGCGACCTGGGCCTCGGCGCGCGCGAGGATGCCGCCCAGACAGGTATGGGGCCCCGACCCGAAGGCGATGTGGTAGTTCTCCTGTCGCTCGAGGTCCATCTCCTCCGAGTCGGCGAAGACCTCGGGGTCGTGATTGGCCGCCATGAACATGAGTAGGACCTTGTCGCCGGCCTTTATCGTTTTGCCGCCCAGTTCCACGTCGACGACGGCCTTGCGGCGGACGGCGTGCACGGGCGCGTCGAAGCGCAGGAGCTCGTCGACGGCGGAGCGGATGAGATCGGGCTGTCTCTGCAGCTTTGCGAGCTGGTCCGGGTGGCGCAGGAGCTGGTAGACGGCGTTCGTTATCAGGCTGCCAGTAGTCTCCTGGCCCGCGCCGTAGAGGATCGTCGCCGTATCCAGCACCTCTTCCGCCGTCATTTTGCCTTCGGCTTCCGCCTTGAGGAGGGCCTGGACGGCGTCGTCCATCACCTCGGCGCGGTGGCGCTCGAAGGCTTCCTTGAACCATCGGTCCTGCGGCGTTTCGACGTCCTCATCGCCTGACGGCGCCTGGCGGCGACGGCGCGCAGGGCCCGCGGCCATGCCCGCTGAAGCAGGCATCGGGGCGCTCTCCTCGTGCGCGGCCGGCGCGGGCCTGGGAGGGCGCCCTTCGCCCCCCGTGTCTTCCATGCCGAAGGCGTTCAGGGGCCCGCGCGGCCGTTCCGGCGGCACGTAGGGCAGGCCCATGATCTCGCTGATGATGCGCCGGGGGAGGATGCGCGCGTAGTCCCAAGCGACATCGAAGCCGCCGCGCTCTTCGGCCTGGTCGAGCTGCGCGTCGACGATCTCCTGCATACGCGGCACGAGGGCTTCGACCGCCGTCGAGCCGAAGTGGTGTGCGACCGGGCGGCGGAGACGGGAGTGCTCGGGCGGGTCGGCGGTGACCATCATGGTCGGGCGCATCCAGCGGCGCTGGGGCGGCCGGTTGGTTGCGGTGAAGCGCGGGTCCTTCGCCACCTGGACGACATCGTGGTAGCGGGTGAGGACCCAGTGGCCCAGGGGCTCGCACCAGTGGACCGGGTCCTCTTGCCTGAGCTGCCGGTACTGCGGCCAGGGGTCCTGCA from Dehalococcoidia bacterium encodes the following:
- a CDS encoding alpha/beta hydrolase, with the translated sequence MIEPTSRFYESARLRLHYAVWGDESRPPLFLVHGSRDHARSWDFVANALLDRFCVYAPDLRGHGDSDWAIGSQYSVIDYVLDLAKLIETVGRFPVALIGHSLGGGVVLEYAGTMPQRVARVVSIEGLGPRGGRHRPADARMRDYLAYMWDLEQRQPRRYATLEEAAERMREANRHLSPELALHLTRHGTRRLEDGSYTWKFDNFTRIRSPYEWNDEDARAIWNAIRAPVLLVRGSESWHQDPNRLGRASAFHDMRSVVIKDAGHWVHHDQFQRFVEVVRDFLI
- a CDS encoding NAD-dependent malic enzyme codes for the protein MPRSSRPSRRINLAVEGVIPGGGYSVTIRAQYPNTPGMLGRVASAIGDAGGNISSIDLVEADRDTMVRDITVGADDSEHARYIIERMKKVPGLIVRSASDRVFIAHLGGKIEVHNKVPVGTRRDLSVVYTPGVARICRAIAQDPDAAWTLTTKHNTVAIVTDGTAVLGLGDIGPSAALPVMEGKAMLFKEFGSVDAWPLCLDTKDPDEIVRTVKALAPGFGGINLEDISAPRCFEIEERLRQELDIPVFHDDQHGTAVVVLAALINSLRIVGKSMEYIRVCICGVGAAGTAVAKILMAAGVRDMIGVDHYGIVYPGRPEGMDPIKEWFARTTNPEGGPGTIHDAIEGADVFIGVSAPNVIGPADIQKMNKDPIVFALANPDPEIPYEEAVGAARILATGRSDYPNQINNVLCFPGLFRGVLDVRATEINEEMKVAAANAIAGTVGKHELSEEYIIPSVFNRNVARAVAREVAQAALRTGVARRPKRHPAVFL
- a CDS encoding cytochrome P450 gives rise to the protein MAPVKFTPWEDSWLQDPWPQYRQLRQEDPVHWCEPLGHWVLTRYHDVVQVAKDPRFTATNRPPQRRWMRPTMMVTADPPEHSRLRRPVAHHFGSTAVEALVPRMQEIVDAQLDQAEERGGFDVAWDYARILPRRIISEIMGLPYVPPERPRGPLNAFGMEDTGGEGRPPRPAPAAHEESAPMPASAGMAAGPARRRRQAPSGDEDVETPQDRWFKEAFERHRAEVMDDAVQALLKAEAEGKMTAEEVLDTATILYGAGQETTGSLITNAVYQLLRHPDQLAKLQRQPDLIRSAVDELLRFDAPVHAVRRKAVVDVELGGKTIKAGDKVLLMFMAANHDPEVFADSEEMDLERQENYHIAFGSGPHTCLGGILARAEAQVAIGALVRRFPRLRLAKEDVRYQGSFILRSVRELPVSVA